aaataattacaGATGGACATGTAACAATCTGATAGCATTCCTATTGTATATTGCTTCTTAATCATATTTTTGAAACTACGATATTGTAAAATAGAATGAATATCCGACAACACCAATAAATCATCTTTGAAACTACAATATTTCTTTGAAATTACAATATGAATAATTCATTACTAGTCTTAGTAATCCATTGACAGAAAAACGTATGATTACAAGATATTCCTCCTACCCCGTGCCTGTAACAACTTAACAACTCGAATATTCTAAATCTGACAGATTCTCCCACCATAAAAATCTCAATACTGCTTACTCTAGTTTTAATATACTAATCTTCATCTGAACTACTATTTTCAGAAGTCCTTCCAAAGTCATCTGATACGTTTTTATCCTGTAGATATGCAAAGTTATGAGTGGATGGTAACTGTGCAACATAAAAGGAACTTGCTATAACTTCAAATGATACTTACAGGCATTTTATCCCAATCCTTTAGCCTTGAACTTGTCATCATATGATTATCTCGTAATGGAGCCCAAGCAGGCTGTTGGTCTTCTACCTTGCCCGTGCCTTCATTGATCTGCATATAAAAAATCTACAGTTTGATAATTAAGCAAAAGAAAGAACCTATCTCATCAAGATAGGTTTGCTACAGTTTATtgggaaaaaagagaaattttagACAAGGCACTGAGGCACTGGTTTAAACATATCAAACCTAGTTCAACCAGTTTGACAGTTGCACCAGACAGAccagataaaatataaaatttaaaaaatggaacACCAAATAATATGTTTAACATTAATGGTTAAATCCTCATCNGAAATAGTATTACTAAAATTTTTCCACATTCAGGATTTCCCTGCTaaacttcaataaaatttaaagtggTAAAATTGAGACCAGACACTCTGACCACTTTTAAATCACTAATCAAAATTATCGAGTTGTTAGCTAAATTGACCTAATCAAATATTGACACCAAAAAAAAGAATGAGCAGTTAAAAATCACCTTTGTTGAGGTGCCAGTTGAAGGCAATGACGGTTTCCCTAACTCTGAAAAGAAGGCTTGTTTGGCCCGTTTTCGTATCTCTGCCAGCATACACATTGGATAATTAGAATTATACACTCATCACCAAGATTGAACATGTTAAGATCCAAGAAAATAGAACACGTAGGAATAAACAGAGAATCAAGAGTAAAGTACTGTAGTtctataataagaataaaaaggaaatacAGCATCAAACAACTAACCTTTTGCATCCTTATTCCTAGAGGGGTTCAACCCTTTTTGAGCAGTTTGTGCCTTATTGACCTGCAACAGATGTGAACAAAATCTCTGGCTTAATTATGATAGAGATACAAACCATCACAGAGACACATACAAAAATCTATGAAGAAACCAAATTTTGGTTAAACTTTAAGTGAAAACTTACAGCATTGAATAACTTGACCACTGAAAGTAATCCAATTTGATGCATGGTCACAACAAAAGTCCACATCAATAACAAGAAAATGCAAGtcgtcaaacaaattaaaacagcTATAGgcttttatttaagaaattcaaCTCATTTACCTCCTTTTGTTGCAACACTTATCAGAAACTTTTCATGTGAGTCCAAGTATGTAGCAGGTTTGACATGTCCCTTTTCTGCTAACTGTAAAAAGCAATAAGATTACAACCTAAGACAGGGAAACTTTTGGGAGATAAAAACTGAGCATACGAATAAACTGTAACGGTCTttggaaaacaataaaatctgtcaaaataaaatttaagattaccATCTGCTTTTCCTTTTTGGCCTCTCCCTTGATATTGCGTTCTGCTTGCTCTTCTCCTAGTTTTTCTATAACAAGTTTCTTGTGTGCTGACAATATTGGACCCTGCAGATTATCCAAGTCTTAAAAAAACTAGTCTCCCTATGTTCTGTAAAATCATAATCTTCTGTATTCAAATAACTTACCAACATATCATCGGGAACACTCTTCTTCATAATATTCCTAAATGCCATCTTGAATGCTCGGCATCCTTCAGTGAATTTTGTAATTCCTGGCTGAATTTCATTATCATCATCTCCTTCATCATCAGAACTGTGATCATTCGTATCAGTAGCATTTTTGTTCGATGATTTTAGTGGTGCTGCAGCTCCTTCATCTTCAGACTGATTGTCCCCACTTTCCATGCCATccttctcattatttttattggtGACAGATGCCAAACGTCTAGTCTCCGAGGCAGCAGTGACAATGgcctcatcttcttcatcatcagagTTATACTCCCGTGCTCGCTTGCGGAAaagtttcttcatttttttgtctattttaaCTTTCTTCTGTCCATGTGGTGATGGCATCACTTTTGCTTTCTTACCTGACTTCTTACGGCCTTGAGTTTTAACAAATTTCCTCCTAGCTCTCCCAGATTCTACCATTGCAATTTCTTCAGCCATTGACGGTTTTATAACCCAACTCCAACCTGTATAAGTATATACcagtaataaaaaaagttataaaaaaaaaaaaaaaacaactgaAGCACTCAGCATCCACCCAAAAATAAAGGGTGCAACATAGGTACCACACAAGAATGAACGTGACACTAGTcataaatagaagaaaaacaaagtaaGCACCAATAGCAACCCTAAATAATTCCCAACTCACAGTCTGAATTCAAATTTCAAGTTATCACCTCACAAGCAGAACAACCAAAGAAAACCTAATCCACAAATTCATTTGTCCTTAAACttgaaaaaatatcaaacaaaaaatcaatcAGAATGACAAACCTTTGACTGAACATAGATTGGTTTGCGCTTAATCATGAAAAGACGAGAACTACAGAATACATTGAAgttcaatttctaaaataaagaataaattagCGAACAGAATAGAGTGATAGGTCGTACTCGAATTGACGATGTCTGCGAAGGAAGAATTTGCAGTGGCCGCCGGAGTGGGAACGTTAGGGTGATGGATCCATATTTAAAcctatttattttctcttctaaaaaCTTCAAAAGTGTTTGcttattatttatctatttatttcaCATCATTTACACTGgctaaaatcttatttttccatctctaatataatataatattttaggtttatctttaatagatttttaaatatataagaaaaaattatttgtagaTACAAAATTGAaagtcaaaatatattaaatttaaatttctttaattatactATTGAATTACTTATCATAGTTATTAGCCTCggtgaaaataaaagtaataaaataattattaggataaaattatttgttaaattccgaatacaaaaaatagtaaaaaaaatggaaatattttaatggaaaatattgaaataaaactttgtaaaagtaatactgaaatattaaaaattgtgaaTGTATAAACATATTACattgttataaattttcaaatccaTCATTTTCATAATTAGATTAGATTacattattatatgattttgtaTCAAAAAGGTTAGACCTGAGGTGAGATGCTAGCTAGAAAGAAAAGAgcaaattgaaatatttatttttgacaaaAGAAATATCGGAgtgaaaagtttatttatttatcaaattataacattcattatgtgaaaaaataagtaattgtgttatatatacttaaaaatatctaaatcaaacacgtttcatcagtattttctttacaattatagattaaataacataacttttattagttaatttatatttcaaattatcagTAAATATATACTAATTTCTTCTCGTATTATAAATACGATTATTTCAGTCTTATTGTATATGTATGACTATTTTAGTCCTTCCCatcatatacatatacatatatatatatatatatatatatatatatatatatatatatatatatatatatatatatatatatatataNNNNNNNNNNNNNNNNNNNNNNNNNNNNNNNNNNNNNNNNNNNNNNNNNNNNNNNNNNNNNNNNNNNNNNNNNNNNNNNNNNNNNNNNNNNNNNNNNNNNNNNNNNNNNNNNNNNNNNNNNNNNNNNNNNNNNNNNNNNNNNNNNNNNNNNNNNNNNNNNNNNNNNNNNNNNNNNNNNNNNNNNNNNNNNNNNNNNNNNATGTTTTCTTTCACTTGTTCAGAAATTTCTTCATCCAAACTGAAATCTTGAACATTCCTTGTTGAGCAGAAGCTAATTAAGTGTCTCAATCTCCAAGAATTTCGATTTCAGCTGATCAATCCTTCCTCTTTCTAATTGgtaagtaaattctcaattctGCATAGCCATCAGGGCCATGAtcatgcaatatatatatatatatttgcatgTGATTCATTTTGTTTTCCCCAAATTTCTTGTTTAATTTAGACCTAAAATCTACCTTCAATTTTCCAACGTTTGATCTTTAGGCAAACTCTGAAAATTCTAACGGTGCCAAATTCCATAAAATAGTTCGAGTCTGAGTCGTGATCACtgtccaggtaaggggagctagttcttattttgttttgggttgTGTGATGTGAATGCATGATAATTTTCGAAATGGTATGTGGATTGGAaacatgattttgattttggttaACTTGAAATGCATGGATGGAGGTGTTTAATATGCAATTTGGTGGGTGGTGATTGTATGCTGTTTTTGAATGATTTAGATTGTTGAATTATGTATGTTGGAGTTGTTGTGGTATAGAAATTCTATTGTGGTGATGCTAGAAAGGAAATTAAGTGCCTTAGGGTTACTTTTTGGtcattttagaggaagtgaggtagtgattttgaaaaaatgagGTTTGTCACGTTTTTGGGCTGTTGGGACAGTTTCACCCActgtattgtgacttgtttgagtcactaaattggtCAAGATAGGTGCAAAGTGGTAAGATTGAGTTTTGGGTCCCTAAGTTGGGTAAATTGGTGTTTTAGAGTTAGAAAGGAAGTGTGGTGGTCAATTTTAGAGTTAGGCATTCTTGGTGATCCTAGTCAGTTTAGGTAACTTAGGTAGGTCATGTGTGACTTAGTAGGCGTgtttaaatggttaaaaatCAACTCCAAGTTGTAGAATTGAATTTAGACCTCTAGGTTGATAAAATTGAAGTTGTAGAACCTAAATCAATGCATAAAcactttataataatgttagaaAGGATTAGAATTGTTTAGGTAAGTTTATTTTAGCATGAAAGTTGACTTATGGGTTGTAGAAGTTCACCAAAAGGATTAGAATTGGTAAAAGGGGGTAGAAttgctcaattatgcagaaaaatttGCATAATTCTCGCTTGGGTGCTTGGGCGCCATTTTCTGCTGTCGTGTTTGTTGTTGATAGTTTATGGGgttccggacgtccgttttggacgttctttaggtcgttctgggggtttttgacccttccggaatcattggtgagggtctccaagctgtttgaattacttaagtataggtaattatagttgataaagaaattggtattaataaatgatgtttctgtgaagatatgtaatgtatgagctatatatgtttattttgcttCTGAATGAGATTGTATGATTAATTGGATGAGGTTGGTGAGGTGAAACAAGATTGGTGATATAGATTATGAACTTTGAGAATTATTcaaagatctctaggtgagatcactTTAGTGTATTAATGAATATTGAGGCTCCTTCAAGGGAGGTTATCCCTAATACTCtgacggtctttcattctcaaatagagaggatCGACATGGGTGGTGAGTAGGGATGGCATAAAAATCCGTACCCGCgggtatccgcggataaaatccgccACGGGTAGTTAGTACCCACGGGTAAAAGGTACCCGCGGGTGGCGGGTAGCGGgttttttaatacccgcttgttaACGGATCGGGTTCAGATATCACACTATCTGTATCCGCGGGTACCCGCAACCCGTCTTACccctttaaattattttctaagatATCCTGTCGTCAAACCCTAGTTTCAATTTCAttacattttttctctttctccttcgtTTTCTCTCCACCGCGGACGACCTAATGTTGGGGCAAGGATGATCTGCGTCTTAAGCAGAGACTTCTCTGCCACGGACTCCGACTGTGCTCGTCGGCGAATGGCACCAGACTCAGAGTCCGACGAGAGGCTTGCTGTTGGAAGTAGAGAAGCACGAATCCGATGAAGAAGAAGGTGGTGAAGAGGATGAGGAAGACGTAGGCAACGCTCGAAGTGAACACCGGAGGATTGGACACTTTCAGAGGGCTTCCTAAGGACATTTGCGGCGAGGAAGCGTTTCGTGTTTGGCGTGAGGAAGAGGAGGCATGGACATGGAGAGGTGGCAGCTTGGAGGCGGTGAGGCACGGCGGTGGCAGCTTGGAGGGGGTGAGACGCTGGATCTGCGGTTCGGCGAGGCGCGATGGTGGCAGCTTGGAGGCGGTGATGCGCGACGTTGATANCTTGGAGGGGGTNAGACGCTNGAGATCTGCGTTCCGTTTATGGAGGCGGCGNCGCACAAGCAGTGGGAAGGAAAATGAACTCCTAACTTGAGAAAGAAACCCTAATGTGAAGGGTTTGGGCTTGGCCCATACTAAAGGTTATTAAAACAACCTAAAAAAAGTTTTGTACTTgtccattttaaaaaaacaaacaaataaaatattatttttttaaagtattattgggttgaaacgggtatccaacgggtatctgcgggttgaaaaaaatccgcggattttttttatgcgggtacCCGACGGGTAGCGGGGCGGGTAACGGGCACACTTTATATatgcgggtcgggttcgggtatcataCTATCCGGCctgaacccgacccgttgccatccctagtggtgagagtagtgggaagTCCTAGGGTAAACGCTTTCACTGGAGGTCTATTCCGCGGTAACGGACTAGCCTTGTGTGTGGttgggtgaaacccctcggcaatggctttgcaaagcagtagagtccaccacaagtgcataacctgCTCAAGATCAATATTCATTcctagtccggacgagtctaggtctaggatttatttatgtttgattggTTGTTGCTTGTATGCTTTGTTTCTTGAAAATGCATtgattatgtttatgttttaaatactAGCTNACCCTTGCAATGTATGTGTGTATTTTGCATGTTTCTGGTCTTCCcttcttgcgatgatcatcctacttttggatgtgagcagaaccAGTAGATGACACGCCTTTGGAGCAAGCTCTGGACAGTGGAGATGTAGCTCTCACCTCTTAGATTTACTTTCAGTTTCTTTATCTTATTccattttgaaagactttataTATGTAAAGCTTTTAACTTGTctttattttggatgactgtataacTATATACTAGCATCATATCACTCCTACTGCTTTATAGTATTACAGTTGTTGTTTTCCATGTCTATATacttgttatataattttgagatgttacattatttttacaactttcattcctataaaaaaatataaataattatacttttcatCCTGTAATATAGGATGAATCTCATTTAGATTCTTTAAATATTGAAGAAAGATTAtttcaatttctcaaatttgaaaaagatgttttaagtacttttatattaaaagcaacactaaatatttaattaaatctataACTTAGTACAACAACTTTTGTACTAGTTCTACACgaataatttttacattatataacataattattacGGGCAAAATAAGTTACTTCGCTGGTAAATTAGGTTAATTCGTGGGTCAATTCagttcataatttatttaagttggattgtatttaaaaaaaatataattttttatataagttagttttcaattttgtttatcaatttttagttttcaattttgtttatcaatttacctaatttaatttaattatttattattttgtatttcaatattattagttagtatttttttatcatagtgTTGACGACGATAAAGAAGAAATGTTtcatgagagaaaaatattatagatttatctattcaagactctaatcTTATAAGGGAACAAGTGATACTAAAATTTTATTCGTCTTTTGTACATATTTTTGGATTATGTTGAGGTtgtatgatactttttttttaattgtcttaaaaaaattgttttttttattttaaaaaaacttataattaaatgagatAATGAGTCAATCAATTTTAACCCACAAACCCGTAGTGGGTCGGTCcagatttatatttttcagcTCGCTAATAattgagtcgggttgggttgatTTACTAAGTAACCAATCCATGGTGAGTCGAGTCACGTCGAGttggattacccgttttgacaactctaatttaaattaattttaaaaatattattttcaataaccTAATACAGTTGTTTATAATTTCACATAGttaatataattacattatCACATTCAGTAGTAGAGTTACAAGTTGAGTCATATC
Above is a genomic segment from Vigna radiata var. radiata cultivar VC1973A chromosome 10, Vradiata_ver6, whole genome shotgun sequence containing:
- the LOC106775246 gene encoding RRP15-like protein; amino-acid sequence: MAEEIAMVESGRARRKFVKTQGRKKSGKKAKVMPSPHGQKKVKIDKKMKKLFRKRAREYNSDDEEDEAIVTAASETRRLASVTNKNNEKDGMESGDNQSEDEGAAAPLKSSNKNATDTNDHSSDDEGDDDNEIQPGITKFTEGCRAFKMAFRNIMKKSVPDDMLGPILSAHKKLVIEKLGEEQAERNIKGEAKKEKQMLAEKGHVKPATYLDSHEKFLISVATKGVVKLFNAVNKAQTAQKGLNPSRNKDAKEIRKRAKQAFFSELGKPSLPSTGTSTKINEGTGKVEDQQPAWAPLRDNHMMTSSRLKDWDKMPDKNVSDDFGRTSENSSSDED